One region of Paenibacillus polymyxa M1 genomic DNA includes:
- a CDS encoding phage tail protein has product MADQILTITTAYAREQMARARAEGSTLTKVVKMAFGSGGVDTEGKPLPLDGTEQALKAELLQKDISSFEFIAPATIRYVCSLAEAELAGKTINELALIDSAGKLTAIRTMTNKIKDADMEFIFEIDDIY; this is encoded by the coding sequence ATGGCAGATCAGATTTTAACCATTACAACAGCATACGCTAGGGAGCAGATGGCCCGGGCTCGTGCTGAAGGTAGCACGCTAACGAAGGTTGTCAAAATGGCATTCGGTAGTGGTGGAGTGGACACAGAAGGCAAGCCGCTGCCGTTGGATGGTACTGAGCAGGCTTTAAAAGCGGAGTTGCTGCAAAAGGACATTTCCAGTTTTGAATTTATTGCCCCTGCAACTATTAGGTATGTATGCTCATTGGCAGAAGCGGAGTTGGCCGGGAAAACAATCAATGAGTTGGCCCTGATAGACTCAGCGGGGAAGCTGACGGCTATCCGTACAATGACCAATAAGATCAAGGATGCGGATATGGAGTTTATTTTTGAGATCGATGATATCTACTGA
- a CDS encoding baseplate J/gp47 family protein: MNVKLTDLPALPPMAILEETPEEVYRRWVNRAITLAQEKGLPPPPTDPGEYFYDLWYPIAMEYSEQQELLTYAFLQGFPIWADGEFLDGHGWSDGMPRKVGEDDDTYRLRILDRAFTEEGSGRRKDYEAWAKELEGVGGAVAVEKARNDVSIDLYLIDLQGKPVTEEFAAKVKTDLWESKRIAGHDLAVHPAPVFTLQVAAKLNTVLPLTELIEPIRKRIADYALGRTKLFFNYVGAALLVKGVEDYENLTLNGTTKDVEVPVTSVLQIEVNLT, encoded by the coding sequence GTGAATGTGAAATTAACGGATCTGCCGGCACTGCCACCGATGGCAATTTTGGAGGAAACCCCCGAGGAAGTCTATCGCCGATGGGTTAACCGTGCAATTACATTGGCACAGGAAAAAGGCTTGCCCCCGCCTCCTACTGATCCGGGAGAATATTTCTATGATCTGTGGTACCCGATAGCTATGGAATATTCCGAACAGCAGGAACTGTTAACGTATGCTTTCCTTCAGGGCTTCCCCATTTGGGCAGATGGCGAATTTCTGGATGGTCACGGGTGGTCGGATGGAATGCCCCGTAAAGTGGGCGAAGACGATGATACGTACCGATTGCGAATACTTGATCGTGCGTTTACTGAGGAAGGCAGTGGACGTCGTAAGGACTATGAGGCATGGGCGAAGGAACTGGAGGGTGTCGGTGGTGCTGTGGCTGTTGAGAAGGCTCGTAATGATGTATCCATAGATTTGTACCTGATTGACCTGCAGGGCAAACCAGTAACAGAAGAGTTCGCCGCTAAAGTTAAGACGGATTTATGGGAAAGTAAGCGGATTGCCGGGCATGATCTGGCCGTTCATCCTGCCCCAGTGTTCACGTTGCAAGTAGCAGCGAAATTAAATACTGTTCTTCCGCTTACTGAACTGATCGAACCAATCAGAAAGCGTATTGCTGATTATGCTCTTGGCCGTACAAAGCTTTTCTTTAATTACGTTGGTGCTGCTTTGTTGGTCAAAGGCGTGGAGGATTATGAAAATCTCACCCTTAATGGAACGACTAAAGATGTTGAGGTTCCAGTGACGTCCGTATTACAGATTGAGGTGAACCTGACATGA
- a CDS encoding phage tail protein — protein MPIKQPRRFVTTDQGHADVLNVPIDTLYENDQALAEQIENIKNDPAGNDIASKAALDSHISDTNLHVTTAKQATWNAAEGNAKKYTEQYAAPKAHTHPASDLPSASTQARGIVQINTSVSSTSTDQAAAPIAVKTAYDRANEAYSRADQAFTQAVDLKNKISGAINGKGGSANASMTGDQFAAAITNLPGKRWARGTFNGQNAQASSWGQSVAMNVAVNNLAFVVSRVFVWVKLTESDGFSQVEGFVTSSREGTNQTIRGWRSNSVGIDTLPPTLTNGFNLTVTGSRIDAYAGGSPVSKVWAYEWWAFE, from the coding sequence ATGCCAATAAAGCAACCAAGGCGTTTTGTTACCACAGACCAGGGACATGCGGACGTTCTGAATGTACCGATTGATACGCTCTATGAAAATGACCAAGCATTGGCCGAACAGATTGAAAACATTAAAAACGATCCGGCCGGAAATGACATTGCATCCAAGGCAGCACTGGACAGTCACATTTCTGATACCAACTTGCATGTAACTACCGCCAAGCAAGCGACGTGGAATGCGGCAGAGGGAAATGCCAAGAAGTATACAGAGCAGTATGCAGCACCCAAGGCGCATACGCATCCTGCATCGGATCTGCCTTCCGCATCAACACAGGCGCGCGGAATTGTGCAGATTAATACATCGGTAAGCAGCACTTCTACAGATCAGGCAGCCGCGCCAATCGCGGTCAAGACGGCATATGATCGAGCAAATGAAGCATACAGCCGGGCAGACCAAGCTTTTACGCAAGCCGTTGATCTTAAAAATAAAATTTCAGGCGCGATCAACGGCAAGGGCGGCAGCGCCAACGCTAGCATGACTGGCGATCAGTTCGCAGCAGCAATAACAAATTTGCCCGGAAAAAGATGGGCAAGAGGAACATTCAACGGACAAAATGCTCAGGCTAGTAGCTGGGGGCAATCTGTTGCGATGAATGTTGCTGTTAATAATCTAGCTTTCGTGGTTTCTCGTGTATTCGTTTGGGTGAAATTGACTGAATCAGATGGTTTCAGCCAAGTAGAAGGGTTTGTTACTTCTTCCCGTGAGGGTACGAATCAAACTATCCGTGGGTGGCGAAGTAATTCTGTCGGAATTGACACTTTACCACCAACACTGACAAACGGTTTTAATCTGACCGTCACGGGTAGCAGAATAGACGCATACGCCGGAGGATCGCCTGTATCTAAGGTGTGGGCGTATGAATGGTGGGCGTTCGAATAA
- a CDS encoding phage holin family protein, whose amino-acid sequence MSQIKMFGSTVWTAMVGASEKEAAAGGVTALTGLIVTFLGGWDKPLQVLLIAMLLDYVSGVIAALKNKKMDSDVMFWGGIRKVTVLMVVGLSAQMDDWLQPGAPLFRTAAIYFYAGREGLSLAENLGAIGIPLPFKLKSFLKQLNEKGDGQDGTTDAGTDTKKVS is encoded by the coding sequence GTGAGCCAAATAAAAATGTTTGGCAGCACCGTATGGACCGCAATGGTTGGGGCATCGGAAAAGGAGGCGGCGGCAGGGGGAGTGACGGCGCTGACTGGTCTGATTGTTACATTTTTGGGTGGGTGGGATAAGCCGCTTCAGGTGCTGCTTATCGCAATGTTGCTGGATTATGTTTCTGGCGTAATTGCTGCTTTGAAAAATAAAAAGATGGATAGCGACGTGATGTTTTGGGGAGGTATCCGCAAAGTTACTGTGTTGATGGTGGTTGGATTATCTGCGCAAATGGATGATTGGTTACAACCAGGAGCTCCCCTCTTTAGGACAGCAGCCATTTACTTTTACGCTGGTCGTGAAGGGTTATCACTTGCTGAAAACTTGGGAGCAATTGGCATCCCGCTTCCGTTCAAGCTAAAAAGTTTCTTGAAGCAGCTTAACGAGAAAGGAGATGGACAGGATGGTACAACTGACGCTGGAACAGATACAAAAAAAGTCTCTTAA
- a CDS encoding lipase family alpha/beta hydrolase, which yields MTGKPYVIFIPGIKGSDLWEGGNKRWFPKNLEDVEALNICNPMKAKSPLSVVNGFNIYFKRIYRGILKEFSSEEAEMFPYDWRLDINLTADELVSTITRLNAKHDNIHLVAHSMGGMIAKIAILKMDGLGISSMVKKLTTLGTPWHGAPDSYKALSFGEPGFFQDFTNIFEMFDDKKTRDLARQLPSVYQLLPSEHYFNDHKEGKFLLQNEDDNSDKVITYQDVQMKAQNFYDELVGTHGVVSNVWNDFMSPIQTMMLQSIPPHIEHDNLIGCQIPTLYELPIESNKTRYPFKRDCKFENGDGVVPVFSATPAHAANLYYCPVQHTKMGSEKEVIKFIRWSLSGKQGDMPLGIHEEENTDLFRKGVFAKIMCPVDSTILDEENRYVAGVFDPNIEEISPYAIEGNVTYINIGQAKYVYFDETIKDDMIIKINSYDNGVADISVKIYDEDSVKEEKFDPIPVSDETSATMRIPLSNKNTETSLRVDSSTIEPKVIRRKKVEEVSKVQNDLPQVKIKISNQRQKVKYRQVYSGLVTLFLDVDQPENIASLFYTVDGGKPKRYLEPVDLNLDSGAHTIEAFGKDNFNRSIKTKKFTFNVDGRNPSTKLIVALDPEGIDLSFKPLTNGARADSYYRVDSEGEFKKFESSGKVNLSPAKLRRDPNSFYEIEYYSVNEFGKQGDIESLKLSLGNIPILMWEEYSSATQPIMIWENILKYETLDIYDFEIVLLGKGSKVSRRVTPNQDIPDNIRSVKFNSDSLELDIRFLEKYSLYFYGAPTEVLEVGEEYDFSFELISERTHETITHTRPRAKLVAVRTNKVPDKQLDLIEDDSGMFKGKFIVDEKFLEYRFKLVITDLKNVRPPLREIPLIMKEDEEI from the coding sequence ATGACCGGAAAACCGTACGTAATATTCATACCGGGGATTAAAGGAAGTGATCTCTGGGAAGGGGGGAACAAGAGGTGGTTTCCTAAAAATCTTGAAGATGTAGAGGCTCTTAACATATGCAATCCAATGAAGGCTAAAAGTCCATTAAGTGTCGTTAATGGATTTAATATATATTTCAAAAGGATTTATCGGGGAATTCTTAAAGAATTCTCTAGTGAGGAAGCAGAAATGTTTCCCTATGACTGGCGTTTAGATATCAACCTCACCGCAGACGAACTGGTAAGTACGATAACTAGGTTGAATGCGAAGCACGATAATATCCATTTAGTGGCCCATAGTATGGGGGGGATGATTGCCAAGATAGCAATTTTAAAAATGGATGGTCTTGGGATTTCTAGTATGGTAAAAAAACTGACTACTCTTGGAACACCATGGCATGGTGCTCCAGATTCATATAAGGCCCTATCATTTGGTGAGCCTGGATTTTTTCAAGATTTTACAAACATATTTGAAATGTTTGACGATAAAAAAACCAGGGATTTAGCTCGCCAATTGCCGTCAGTTTATCAGTTACTTCCAAGCGAACACTACTTTAATGATCATAAAGAAGGTAAATTCCTGTTACAAAATGAAGATGATAATTCAGACAAGGTTATAACATATCAGGATGTTCAGATGAAAGCACAAAACTTTTATGATGAACTAGTTGGAACGCATGGAGTGGTATCTAATGTTTGGAATGATTTCATGAGCCCAATTCAAACAATGATGCTTCAATCTATTCCTCCTCATATCGAACATGATAATTTGATCGGATGTCAGATACCAACCTTATATGAGTTGCCTATTGAGAGCAACAAGACAAGGTATCCTTTTAAAAGGGACTGTAAGTTTGAGAATGGCGATGGTGTTGTTCCAGTTTTTAGTGCCACTCCTGCACATGCTGCGAATTTATATTACTGTCCAGTACAGCATACAAAAATGGGTTCCGAGAAAGAAGTTATAAAATTTATCCGATGGTCATTAAGTGGTAAGCAAGGAGATATGCCTCTAGGTATACATGAAGAGGAAAATACAGATCTATTCAGAAAAGGTGTATTTGCAAAAATTATGTGCCCTGTTGATTCAACAATCCTTGACGAGGAGAATAGATATGTAGCAGGAGTATTTGATCCTAATATTGAAGAGATTAGCCCGTATGCAATAGAGGGAAATGTTACATATATTAATATTGGTCAAGCAAAGTATGTTTATTTTGATGAAACAATTAAAGATGACATGATTATAAAGATCAATTCTTATGACAATGGGGTAGCTGATATTTCTGTTAAAATCTATGATGAGGATTCGGTGAAAGAGGAAAAGTTCGATCCAATTCCAGTATCTGATGAAACATCAGCTACAATGAGAATTCCCTTATCAAATAAAAACACAGAAACTTCTCTTCGAGTAGATAGTTCTACTATTGAACCGAAGGTGATAAGAAGGAAGAAAGTGGAAGAGGTTTCAAAGGTACAAAATGACCTTCCGCAAGTAAAAATTAAAATAAGCAATCAGAGGCAAAAAGTTAAATACAGACAGGTTTACTCCGGTTTAGTCACATTGTTTCTGGATGTAGACCAGCCTGAAAACATAGCGAGCTTATTTTATACTGTCGATGGTGGAAAACCAAAGCGTTATTTGGAACCCGTGGATTTAAATCTTGATTCAGGTGCACATACAATTGAAGCATTTGGTAAAGATAATTTTAACAGATCAATAAAGACAAAAAAATTCACATTCAATGTTGATGGCCGGAACCCTTCCACAAAGTTAATAGTTGCTTTAGACCCGGAGGGAATAGATTTGTCCTTTAAGCCATTAACAAACGGAGCCCGAGCAGATTCATATTACAGAGTAGACAGTGAAGGTGAATTTAAGAAATTTGAATCGAGTGGAAAAGTGAATTTGAGTCCAGCTAAGTTACGTAGAGACCCAAATTCCTTTTATGAAATTGAATACTACTCAGTAAATGAATTTGGAAAACAAGGTGACATTGAATCATTAAAACTCAGTTTGGGTAATATTCCTATATTAATGTGGGAAGAGTACTCTTCTGCAACTCAACCAATCATGATCTGGGAAAACATACTCAAATACGAAACATTAGACATATATGATTTCGAAATTGTTTTACTGGGCAAAGGAAGCAAGGTTTCGAGAAGAGTAACTCCAAATCAAGACATACCTGATAACATCAGAAGTGTAAAATTTAATTCTGATTCATTGGAGCTTGATATTAGATTTTTGGAAAAATATTCCCTATATTTTTATGGCGCTCCAACAGAAGTTCTTGAAGTGGGAGAAGAATATGATTTTTCCTTCGAATTAATTTCTGAAAGAACTCACGAGACTATCACTCATACCCGACCTCGTGCAAAGTTGGTTGCAGTGAGAACTAATAAAGTGCCTGACAAACAGTTAGATCTTATTGAAGACGATAGTGGTATGTTCAAAGGGAAGTTTATAGTTGATGAAAAATTCCTTGAATACCGTTTTAAACTCGTAATAACTGATTTGAAAAACGTTCGACCGCCATTAAGGGAAATTCCACTTATCATGAAAGAAGATGAAGAAATATAA
- a CDS encoding DUF2634 domain-containing protein, whose product MATTDDGRPKKTATYAEYLVQTALKILNTERFQYVVYDADIGVERSEWANWEDVEIKRDIEEALTAHAEISQAEVLSMERDGQNMYLKIKLTGLAGEAELKEAIEL is encoded by the coding sequence ATGGCCACCACAGATGATGGACGTCCCAAGAAGACAGCCACCTATGCTGAATATTTAGTGCAGACAGCGCTCAAAATCCTCAATACAGAGCGATTTCAATATGTGGTGTATGACGCTGATATCGGTGTCGAACGATCTGAATGGGCCAACTGGGAGGATGTCGAGATCAAGCGAGACATCGAGGAAGCATTGACCGCGCATGCTGAAATATCTCAAGCAGAGGTGCTGTCTATGGAACGGGACGGCCAGAACATGTACTTGAAGATTAAATTAACTGGCTTAGCCGGAGAAGCGGAGCTGAAGGAGGCGATTGAACTGTGA
- a CDS encoding putative phage tail protein, with amino-acid sequence MIPLRYREMLPPHMYEIDMAERHFGVMELVVDDREKSIDDLGNQFVLKTATWSLPIWEWMYFRQEQIGTLEQRRDAIRRKRWAKRPFTLPTLRLIGNKYGNLLDVQEDFLAKQIRFVYSVESDLDIKSLMEDFEYIRPVHINKALPSIHIEFHHAHQIHSRIHFRSRVRFFGGRPWYLDGVELLSGAASLSGWTNERQRYRNQVKLRTRHQEENRQESVVKVRQNYWLLNGSVPLDGSRLLSSTEKISTI; translated from the coding sequence ATGATACCTCTGCGCTATCGGGAAATGCTGCCGCCGCACATGTATGAGATCGACATGGCCGAGCGGCATTTTGGTGTTATGGAGCTGGTAGTGGATGACCGAGAAAAGTCGATTGACGATCTTGGAAATCAATTTGTTTTGAAGACCGCTACCTGGTCATTACCCATTTGGGAATGGATGTATTTCCGACAGGAGCAGATTGGGACACTGGAGCAGCGCCGTGACGCGATACGTCGCAAACGTTGGGCCAAGCGGCCATTTACGCTGCCTACGTTACGGCTGATCGGCAACAAGTATGGCAATCTGTTGGACGTACAAGAGGATTTTCTCGCTAAGCAAATTCGTTTTGTTTACTCAGTCGAATCGGATTTGGATATTAAAAGCCTGATGGAAGACTTTGAGTACATTCGGCCTGTCCACATCAATAAGGCTTTGCCCTCAATTCACATTGAATTTCATCATGCACATCAGATCCATTCCCGCATACATTTCCGTTCGCGTGTTCGTTTTTTTGGTGGTCGTCCTTGGTATCTGGATGGTGTTGAGTTACTGAGCGGTGCTGCATCCTTGTCAGGATGGACCAACGAGCGCCAGCGATATCGAAACCAGGTGAAGCTCAGGACGCGGCATCAGGAAGAGAATCGCCAGGAAAGCGTTGTAAAGGTTCGGCAGAACTATTGGCTGTTGAACGGAAGTGTTCCGCTAGATGGCAGCAGGTTGCTCAGCTCCACAGAGAAAATATCTACAATATAG
- a CDS encoding M15 family metallopeptidase translates to MVQLTLEQIQKKSLNRLVGLNPVFKIVVEKLIERCYARGVRIVITQGLRTYAEQDALYAQGRNGDKRPKVTKARGGYSNHNFGFAADFALLLRDGRTVSWDTLRDDDKDSLPDWSEVVEEAKRLGLEWGGNWRSFKDMPHLQMTFGLSTADFRAGKRPTQSQLNTILAKINSLKMEDEHMTAEEKAAFKALQKRVIALESANKLTKVPAWAEQACINAKAAGVLDMANDGSYDFYRMITLLDRAGVFKIREALHNDRLET, encoded by the coding sequence ATGGTACAACTGACGCTGGAACAGATACAAAAAAAGTCTCTTAATCGGCTTGTGGGACTGAATCCAGTTTTTAAGATTGTAGTGGAAAAATTAATTGAGCGCTGCTATGCCCGTGGTGTTAGGATCGTGATTACCCAAGGTTTACGAACATATGCGGAGCAAGACGCGCTCTATGCCCAGGGACGGAATGGAGATAAGCGTCCCAAAGTAACAAAAGCCAGGGGCGGATATAGCAATCATAACTTTGGATTCGCTGCTGATTTTGCATTGTTGCTTCGGGATGGCCGTACGGTGTCCTGGGACACATTACGGGATGATGATAAAGATTCGTTACCGGATTGGTCAGAGGTCGTTGAAGAAGCGAAGCGGCTCGGGCTTGAGTGGGGTGGCAACTGGCGTAGCTTTAAAGATATGCCCCACCTTCAAATGACCTTTGGACTTTCAACAGCAGATTTCCGGGCAGGAAAGCGCCCGACTCAATCGCAGCTCAACACTATATTGGCTAAGATTAACTCACTTAAAATGGAGGATGAACATATGACAGCAGAAGAAAAAGCAGCGTTTAAGGCTTTACAGAAACGTGTGATCGCGCTCGAATCTGCAAACAAACTTACAAAGGTTCCAGCGTGGGCCGAGCAAGCGTGTATTAATGCTAAAGCTGCAGGAGTATTGGACATGGCAAATGACGGTAGCTACGACTTTTACCGTATGATCACGTTGCTTGACCGAGCAGGAGTATTCAAGATAAGGGAGGCGTTGCATAATGACAGACTGGAAACGTAA